A DNA window from Lutra lutra chromosome 8, mLutLut1.2, whole genome shotgun sequence contains the following coding sequences:
- the LOC125107588 gene encoding 14-3-3 protein epsilon codes for MDDREDLVYQAKLAEQAERYDEMVESMKKVAGMDVELTVEERNLLSVAYKNVIGARRASWRIISSIEQKEENKGGEDKLKMIREYRQMVETELKLICCDILDVLDKHLIPAANTGESKVFYYKMKGDYHRYLAEFATGNDRKEAAENSLVAYKAASDIAMTELPPTHPIRLGLALNFSVFYYEILNSPDRACRLAKAAFDDAIAELDTLSEESYKDSTLIMQLLRDNLTLWTSDMQGDGEEQNKEALQDVEDENQ; via the coding sequence ATGGATGATCGGGAGGATCTGGTGTACCAGGCGAAGCTGGCCGAGCAGGCTGAGCGATACGACGAAATGGTGGAATCAATGAAGAAAGTAGCAGGGATGGATGTGGAGTTGACAGTTGAAGAAAGAAACCTCCTATCTGTTGCATATAAAAATGTGATTGGAGCTAGAAGAGCTTCCTGGAGAATAATCAGCAGCAttgaacagaaagaagaaaacaagggagGAGAAGACAAACTAAAAATGATTCGGGAATATCGGCAAATGGTTGAGACTGAGCTAAAGTTAATCTGTTGTGACATTCTGGATGTACTGGACAAACACCTCATTCCAGCAGCTAACACTGGCGAGTCCAAggttttctattataaaatgaaaggggACTACCACAGGTATCTGGCTGAATTTGCCACAGGAAATGACAGGAAGGAGGCTGCGGAGAACAGCCTAGTGGCTTATAAAGCTGCTAGTGATATTGCAATGACAGAACTTCCACCAACGCATCCAATTCGCTTAGGTCTTGCTCTCAACTTTTCCGTATTCTACTATGAAATTCTTAATTCCCCCGACCGTGCCTGCAGGTTGGCAAAAGCAGCTTTTGATGATGCAATTGCAGAACTGGATACGCTGAGTGAAGAAAGCTATAAGGACTCTACACTTATCATGCAGTTGTTACGTGATAATCTGACACTATGGACTTCAGACATGCAGGGTGATGGTGAAGAGCAGAATAAAGAAGCGCTGCAGGATGTGGAAGATGAAAATCAGTGA